From Cytophagia bacterium CHB2, the proteins below share one genomic window:
- a CDS encoding M28 family peptidase gives MQRMMSKIAAVFGLMMLLSACATSNKQMAASGGAPSSTTDDLSRHLSFLASDELQGRDTGSEGLQRATEYVANELSRLQLKPAGENGTYFQNYRLISRQLTDSTMITIAGSQTASFRFKHDFFPYLQSLHDGRETISGEVAFVGYGITAPEFQYDDFAGIDVKDKIVLALRHEPQTPDTSARFAGAETTRHSYINVKARAAEAAGAKAIIIVNTPNDSGPSYYVEFKQVIDYLAQPLMQLADKQAEEQGQSIRVILADVKLADALLHGSGKSLSQLQTQIDGTITPNSFLFDRQTFSLTIDVKTKPVQASNILGLLEGSDSQLKHEAVVYSAHLDHVGLNASGEIFNGADDDASGSSAVLEIAEAYATSSRKPKRSMLFVWFTGEEKGLLGSEYYAENPVVALNNTVANLNMDMVGRVRQPGDSNPKNAGLAEEQTIYVVGGHQNPELKDINEASARAVGLFCDYRYGDPNHPKRVYYRSDHYNFARHGVPVLFFTTGEHEDYHQITDDIEKIDFRKLQRVAQMAFLTGWQVANQAKRAKPVNVPASN, from the coding sequence TGAGCCGGCATCTCAGCTTTCTGGCCTCGGATGAATTGCAGGGCCGCGATACCGGTTCCGAAGGTTTACAGCGCGCGACAGAATATGTGGCAAATGAATTGAGCCGGTTGCAGCTCAAGCCCGCCGGCGAAAACGGAACGTATTTTCAAAACTACCGGCTCATCAGCCGCCAGTTAACCGACAGCACCATGATAACCATCGCAGGCAGCCAGACGGCTTCCTTTCGTTTCAAACACGATTTTTTTCCCTATCTGCAAAGCTTGCACGATGGGCGCGAGACCATCTCCGGCGAGGTGGCGTTCGTGGGCTATGGCATTACCGCGCCGGAATTTCAATACGATGATTTTGCCGGCATCGATGTGAAAGATAAAATCGTGCTGGCGCTGCGGCATGAGCCGCAAACGCCGGATACCTCCGCGCGCTTTGCCGGCGCAGAAACCACGCGCCATAGCTATATCAACGTAAAAGCGCGCGCGGCAGAAGCGGCCGGCGCAAAGGCGATTATCATCGTGAATACGCCCAACGACAGCGGACCGTCGTACTATGTCGAATTCAAACAGGTAATCGACTATCTCGCGCAGCCTTTGATGCAACTTGCTGACAAACAAGCTGAGGAGCAAGGGCAGAGCATCCGCGTAATCCTGGCCGACGTTAAGCTGGCGGACGCACTCTTGCACGGCAGCGGCAAAAGCCTGTCGCAATTGCAAACGCAAATCGACGGGACGATCACCCCCAACTCCTTCCTGTTCGACCGGCAAACCTTTTCACTCACGATTGACGTCAAAACCAAGCCAGTGCAAGCATCCAATATTCTCGGCTTGCTCGAGGGCAGCGACTCGCAATTGAAACACGAGGCTGTGGTTTACAGCGCGCATCTCGATCATGTGGGGCTGAACGCCAGCGGCGAAATTTTCAATGGCGCAGATGATGATGCTTCCGGCAGCTCCGCTGTGCTGGAAATCGCTGAAGCCTATGCCACCAGCAGCCGCAAACCCAAGCGCAGCATGCTGTTCGTTTGGTTTACGGGCGAAGAGAAAGGGCTGCTCGGTTCGGAATACTATGCCGAAAATCCGGTGGTGGCCCTGAACAACACGGTTGCCAATCTTAATATGGACATGGTCGGGCGGGTGCGCCAGCCGGGCGATAGCAATCCCAAAAACGCCGGCCTGGCCGAAGAGCAAACCATCTACGTCGTGGGCGGCCATCAAAATCCTGAATTGAAAGACATCAACGAAGCCTCGGCGCGCGCCGTTGGCCTGTTTTGCGATTATCGTTATGGCGATCCGAATCATCCCAAACGCGTGTATTATCGCAGCGATCATTACAACTTTGCGCGGCACGGCGTGCCCGTGTTGTTTTTCACCACCGGCGAGCACGAAGATTATCATCAAATCACCGATGACATCGAAAAGATCGATTTTCGCAAGTTGCAACGTGTGGCGCAAATGGCATTTCTCACGGGCTGGCAGGTCGCAAATCAAGCAAAGCGCGCCAAACCGGTGAATGTGCCGGCCAGCAACTAG